GATGGGGAAAAGTGACAAGATTTTGGAAATTGCCGGCAGAAATTCTCGCTTTCCGACGAAATTCCTCTTTCAGTTCATGGGAAACAGCCTCATAACATACCGCCTCCAGGTCATTGATGATGAGCCCGCCTTTTTCCAAAACGCGCATACCGATATAAAAATCATCCACCAAAAAATTAGAGGGCACCTCACAAAACCAATCCGACCGCAAAGCATAACATCCTCCGAAAGGACCAGCGATCATTCCCCACATTCTGGCTTCCCTGTTTTTAAGCGCAACCTCGGAAGAAATATAATAATTCTCCGACTTTGATATCCCTTCGTCCATCATCCCCACATGAACCATATTGGCATCAACGATGACTATTTTTTCATGCTTATAATGGCGTGTAAGATTTTTGAGTGCGTTGGGCGTGAGGATGACATTTGCATCCGTGATCAGGAAAATATGGTTACTTCCGGCAGGTCGCATCTTTTCGGCTTCGAGTGCAAGCCTGTTGATGACCCCCGGTTTTCCGTTTCGTTGCTCAAAGGGAAAAAAAGATATCCTGGGATACTTTTTGGAATACTCCCTAAGAATTTCGTTGGAGTTGTCGGAGGAGCAATCCGATCCGGCATAAATGATTATTTTCCCTTCCGGGTAATCGAGTTTCAGCAGGCTTTCCAGTTTTTCCCTAATGACGGCCTCTTCATTATAAATTGACATCAAAACCGAAACAAAAGGCAGGTCTGCTTCCTTGTCATAAACGACAGCATTTACGGCCTTGTTTTTAGCCAGCCATTTGAGCAATAACGGATATATAAAATAAGAATACAC
This sequence is a window from Lewinellaceae bacterium. Protein-coding genes within it:
- a CDS encoding glycosyltransferase, yielding MSFLLIPAFWMSFFLLVYSYFIYPLLLKWLAKNKAVNAVVYDKEADLPFVSVLMSIYNEEAVIREKLESLLKLDYPEGKIIIYAGSDCSSDNSNEILREYSKKYPRISFFPFEQRNGKPGVINRLALEAEKMRPAGSNHIFLITDANVILTPNALKNLTRHYKHEKIVIVDANMVHVGMMDEGISKSENYYISSEVALKNREARMWGMIAGPFGGCYALRSDWFCEVPSNFLVDDFYIGMRVLEKGGLIINDLEAVCYEAVSHELKEEFRRKARISAGNFQNLVTFPHLWWPPVKLPAFILFSHKILRWFGPFFMLIMIFVSGALAWAGFYLYQLIFLALVLGIFSVLSLDKILNKIGLNIFLLRSIRYFLMMNVALFMGFINFLKGIKHNAWEPPKRN